Proteins from a genomic interval of Asticcacaulis sp. AND118:
- the nuoL gene encoding NADH-quinone oxidoreductase subunit L, whose amino-acid sequence MQNLVTILVLAPLLGATVAGLFGRRIGDIASQAVTTGLLFLSCALSWYTFAQHTWGGLEPFTVKLLDFINIGTFHSAWSIRIDALSATMLIVVTSVSSLVHLYSWGYMAEDPSRPRFFAYLSLFTFAMLMLVTAADFMQLFFGWEGVGLASYLLIGFWFNKDSASSAAIKAFVVNRVGDFGFALGIMTIYWMFGTIEFHELFPLIAAKENTTWIFLGHSFSALDLAAFLLFIGAMGKSAQFFLHTWLPDAMEGPTPVSALIHAATMVTAGVYMVCLLSPLFEYAPVAKTIVTYIGAITAIFAASIGFTQNDIKRVIAFSTCSQLGYMFFAAGVGAYEAAMFHLFTHAFFKALLFLGAGSVIHGMHHEQDMRRMGGLAKYLPVTYACMTIGTIAITGLGIPYTQIGFAGFFSKDTIIETAWAASNTPQGLFAFCIGILAALLTAFYSWRLAFMTFHGIKQWEGAHDDHHAHSHDDHGHAAVAHGHDDHAHDDHHGHGHAHTPHESPIIMLIPLIVLSVGAVAAGFVFAPYFVGDHAHDFWGHAIQHGPHNHVLHEAHHIKEAWVKWAPLVVTLIGTALAVYFYLLKPALPRKMAANKGPLYTFLYNKWFFDELYQATFVKGSKALGDLFWKVLDVKIIDGLGPNGAAWTALKSAQKLVKTQTGYVYHYAFVMFLGIAGLLTWVVFGLAR is encoded by the coding sequence ATGCAAAATCTGGTTACGATCCTTGTTCTGGCCCCGCTTCTGGGGGCCACGGTTGCGGGCCTGTTCGGCCGCAGGATAGGCGACATCGCCTCTCAGGCGGTGACGACCGGCCTCCTGTTTCTGTCCTGCGCCCTGTCGTGGTACACCTTCGCCCAGCACACCTGGGGCGGTCTTGAGCCTTTCACCGTAAAGCTGCTCGACTTCATCAATATCGGCACCTTCCACTCGGCCTGGTCGATCCGTATCGACGCCCTGTCGGCGACCATGCTGATCGTGGTGACCTCGGTGTCGTCGCTGGTCCACCTCTATAGCTGGGGCTACATGGCCGAAGACCCCAGCCGTCCGCGCTTCTTCGCCTATCTGTCGCTGTTCACCTTCGCCATGCTGATGCTGGTGACCGCCGCCGACTTCATGCAGTTGTTCTTCGGCTGGGAAGGCGTAGGTCTGGCCTCGTATCTGCTGATCGGCTTCTGGTTCAACAAGGACTCGGCCTCTTCGGCGGCCATCAAGGCCTTCGTCGTCAACCGCGTTGGTGACTTCGGCTTCGCGCTGGGCATCATGACGATCTACTGGATGTTCGGGACGATCGAGTTCCACGAACTGTTCCCGCTGATCGCCGCCAAGGAAAACACCACTTGGATATTCCTGGGCCACAGCTTCTCGGCACTGGACCTCGCCGCCTTCCTGCTGTTCATCGGCGCGATGGGCAAGTCGGCGCAGTTCTTCTTGCACACCTGGCTGCCGGACGCCATGGAAGGCCCGACCCCGGTGTCCGCCCTGATCCACGCGGCCACCATGGTCACCGCCGGCGTCTATATGGTCTGCCTGCTGTCGCCGCTGTTCGAATACGCGCCTGTGGCCAAGACCATCGTCACCTATATCGGCGCCATCACCGCCATCTTCGCAGCCTCGATCGGCTTTACGCAGAACGACATCAAGCGTGTCATCGCCTTCTCGACCTGTTCGCAGCTCGGCTACATGTTCTTCGCCGCCGGTGTCGGCGCCTACGAAGCCGCCATGTTCCATCTGTTCACCCACGCCTTCTTCAAGGCGCTGCTGTTCCTCGGGGCCGGCTCGGTCATCCACGGCATGCACCACGAACAGGACATGCGCCGCATGGGCGGTCTGGCCAAGTACCTGCCGGTCACCTATGCCTGCATGACCATCGGCACCATCGCCATCACCGGCCTCGGCATCCCCTATACGCAGATCGGTTTCGCCGGTTTCTTCTCGAAGGACACCATCATCGAAACCGCGTGGGCGGCCTCGAATACGCCGCAGGGCCTGTTCGCCTTCTGCATCGGTATTCTGGCGGCCCTGCTGACGGCCTTCTATAGCTGGCGTCTGGCCTTCATGACCTTCCACGGCATCAAACAGTGGGAAGGCGCGCACGACGATCACCACGCGCACAGCCACGACGATCACGGCCATGCCGCCGTGGCGCACGGTCACGACGACCACGCGCACGACGACCATCATGGTCATGGCCACGCCCATACGCCGCACGAGAGCCCGATCATCATGCTGATCCCGCTGATCGTCCTGTCGGTCGGCGCAGTGGCGGCGGGTTTCGTCTTCGCGCCGTACTTCGTCGGCGATCACGCGCACGACTTCTGGGGCCACGCCATCCAGCACGGACCGCACAACCACGTCCTGCACGAGGCGCACCATATCAAGGAAGCCTGGGTCAAGTGGGCGCCGCTGGTCGTCACCCTGATCGGCACCGCTCTGGCCGTGTACTTCTACCTGCTCAAGCCGGCCCTGCCCCGGAAGATGGCCGCGAACAAAGGCCCGCTGTACACCTTCCTGTACAACAAGTGGTTCTTCGACGAGCTGTATCAGGCCACCTTCGTCAAGGGTTCCAA
- a CDS encoding NADH-quinone oxidoreductase subunit D — translation MAEDIKTPLSSFVDPRTGAFEEVEARASFDDRKFTINFGPQHPAAHGVLRLVLDLDGEIVERVDPHIGLLHRGTEKLMEYRTYLQNTPYFDRLDYVAPMNQEHAFCLAIERLLGLEVPKRAQLIRVLFSEIGRILSHLLNITTQAMDVGALTPPLWGFEEREKLMVFYERACGARLHANYFRPGGVHQDLTPELIDDIEKWCKAFPRALADIESLVTENRIFKQRNVDIGVVSKQEAYDWGFTGVMIRGSGIEWDLRKSQPYECYDELDFDIVIGKNGDCWDRYLCRVEEMRQAVKIMEQCVEKLRVTGGEVLAEDHKVTPPRRAEMKNSMEALIHHFKLYTEGFKTPPGEVYAAVEAPKGEFGVYLVSDGSNKPYRCKIRAPGFAHLQAMDWMNRGHLLADVSAILGSLDIVFGEVDR, via the coding sequence ATGGCTGAAGACATCAAAACCCCGCTTTCTTCCTTCGTCGACCCCAGGACGGGTGCCTTCGAGGAAGTCGAGGCGCGCGCCAGTTTCGACGATCGCAAGTTCACCATCAACTTCGGGCCGCAGCACCCGGCGGCGCACGGCGTGCTGCGTCTGGTGCTCGACCTCGACGGTGAAATCGTCGAACGCGTCGATCCGCATATCGGCCTGCTGCACCGCGGCACCGAAAAGCTGATGGAATACCGCACCTATCTGCAGAACACGCCCTATTTCGACCGCCTCGACTACGTGGCGCCGATGAATCAGGAGCACGCCTTCTGTCTGGCCATTGAGCGCCTGCTGGGCCTCGAAGTGCCCAAGCGCGCGCAACTGATCCGCGTCCTGTTCTCGGAAATCGGCCGCATCCTGTCGCACCTGCTGAATATCACGACTCAGGCCATGGACGTCGGCGCGCTGACGCCGCCGCTGTGGGGCTTCGAAGAGCGCGAGAAGCTGATGGTGTTCTATGAGCGCGCCTGCGGGGCGCGTCTGCACGCCAACTACTTCCGTCCGGGCGGCGTCCATCAGGACCTGACGCCGGAACTGATCGACGACATCGAAAAGTGGTGCAAGGCATTCCCGCGCGCCTTGGCCGACATCGAGTCGCTGGTGACCGAAAACCGCATCTTCAAGCAGCGCAATGTCGACATCGGCGTGGTCAGCAAGCAGGAGGCCTATGACTGGGGCTTTACCGGCGTGATGATCCGCGGTTCGGGCATCGAGTGGGACCTGCGCAAGTCGCAGCCCTACGAATGCTATGACGAACTCGACTTCGACATCGTCATCGGCAAGAACGGCGACTGCTGGGATCGTTACCTCTGCCGCGTCGAAGAGATGCGTCAGGCCGTGAAGATCATGGAGCAGTGCGTTGAAAAGCTTCGTGTAACGGGTGGTGAAGTGCTGGCCGAAGACCATAAGGTCACGCCGCCGCGCCGTGCCGAGATGAAAAATTCGATGGAAGCCCTGATCCATCACTTCAAGCTCTATACCGAAGGCTTCAAGACCCCGCCGGGCGAGGTCTATGCCGCCGTCGAAGCCCCCAAGGGGGAATTCGGCGTCTATCTGGTGTCGGACGGTTCCAACAAGCCCTACCGCTGCAAGATCCGCGCGCCGGGCTTCGCGCACCTTCAGGCGATGGACTGGATGAATCGCGGTCACCTGCTGGCCGACGTGTCGGCGATCCTCGGGTCGCTGGACATCGTGTTCGGGGAAGTGGACCGCTGA
- a CDS encoding TM2 domain-containing protein — translation MRGKVLSFSDATGQGLISGDDSQRYSFSRDDLMNGARSVAAGMSVDFEGSEGIAVSVYVIQSGVADKNKWVAAILAFFFGIWGIHKFYLGKTNAGIIMLLCGTIGWFVVLPGLAVMLVSFIELIIYLFKSEQQFHEDYVAGDKSWF, via the coding sequence ATGCGGGGCAAGGTACTTTCATTCAGCGACGCCACAGGGCAGGGCCTGATCAGCGGTGACGACAGTCAGCGCTACAGCTTCTCCCGCGACGATCTGATGAACGGGGCGCGCTCCGTGGCGGCCGGCATGAGCGTGGATTTCGAAGGATCTGAGGGCATCGCCGTCAGCGTCTATGTGATCCAGTCCGGCGTCGCCGACAAAAACAAGTGGGTGGCCGCGATCCTGGCCTTTTTCTTCGGGATATGGGGCATCCATAAATTCTATCTCGGCAAGACCAATGCCGGCATCATCATGCTGCTTTGCGGCACGATCGGCTGGTTCGTTGTCCTGCCGGGACTGGCGGTAATGCTCGTCTCGTTCATCGAGCTGATCATCTACCTGTTCAAGTCCGAACAGCAGTTCCACGAGGACTATGTCGCTGGCGACAAAAGCTGGTTCTGA
- the nuoE gene encoding NADH-quinone oxidoreductase subunit NuoE, with translation MSVRRLAAVQPDSFAFKPETLEKANWWIAKYPENRRQSAVIPILWLIQKQEGWVSEPAIAAVAQMLDMARIRVYEVATFYTMFMLEPVGSAALIQVCGTTPCQLRGSEALMKVCKDKIGPKDKLSADGKFYWQEVECLGACTNAPMAQINDYFYEDLTPDNLAQIIDDFAAGKTPKTGPYNGRFTSEPLGGATTLKDPSLFDGSAARPVKIPNAPEPEVKA, from the coding sequence ATGTCCGTTCGCCGTCTCGCCGCCGTTCAGCCGGATAGCTTTGCGTTCAAGCCCGAAACGCTTGAAAAGGCTAACTGGTGGATCGCCAAATACCCCGAAAACCGTCGTCAGTCGGCGGTCATCCCCATCCTGTGGCTGATCCAGAAGCAGGAAGGCTGGGTGTCGGAGCCCGCCATCGCCGCCGTCGCCCAGATGCTCGACATGGCGCGCATCCGCGTCTACGAAGTGGCGACCTTCTACACCATGTTCATGCTTGAGCCGGTCGGTTCGGCGGCGCTGATTCAGGTCTGCGGCACCACGCCGTGCCAGTTGCGCGGCTCCGAAGCCCTGATGAAGGTGTGCAAGGACAAGATCGGCCCGAAGGACAAGCTGTCGGCCGACGGCAAGTTCTACTGGCAGGAAGTCGAGTGCCTCGGCGCCTGCACCAACGCCCCGATGGCGCAGATCAACGACTATTTCTACGAAGACCTGACGCCGGACAATCTGGCCCAGATCATCGACGACTTCGCGGCGGGCAAGACGCCGAAGACCGGCCCGTACAACGGCCGCTTCACGTCCGAACCGCTGGGCGGCGCGACCACGCTGAAGGACCCGTCTTTGTTCGACGGCTCGGCGGCGAGGCCGGTCAAAATTCCCAACGCTCCGGAACCGGAGGTCAAGGCGTAA
- a CDS encoding NADH-quinone oxidoreductase subunit J, with translation MLAIAFYILAAVTVASGALVITARNPVHSVLFLILAFFSAAGLFVLMGAEFLAMLLVVVYVGAVAVLFLFVVMMLDVDFTKLRQGFANYLPIGMVVGILLLIELIMISSAVAQRGATAGKSPLVYGPEMSNIEAIGRVLYTDYVYLFQAAGLVLLVAMIGAIVLTLQHRTYVKRQDIHTQVTRRRKDAVAIVKVKTGEGIQE, from the coding sequence ATGCTGGCTATAGCCTTTTACATTCTGGCGGCAGTGACCGTCGCATCGGGGGCGCTAGTGATTACCGCGCGCAACCCGGTGCACTCGGTGCTGTTTCTGATCCTCGCCTTCTTCTCGGCGGCGGGCCTGTTCGTCCTGATGGGGGCGGAATTCCTCGCCATGCTGCTGGTCGTTGTCTATGTCGGCGCGGTGGCGGTGCTCTTCCTCTTCGTGGTCATGATGCTCGACGTCGACTTCACGAAGCTGCGGCAAGGGTTCGCCAACTACCTGCCGATCGGCATGGTGGTCGGTATCCTGCTGTTGATCGAGCTGATCATGATCTCCTCCGCCGTCGCTCAGCGCGGTGCGACCGCCGGCAAGTCGCCCCTAGTCTATGGCCCGGAGATGAGCAATATCGAAGCCATCGGCCGCGTGCTCTACACGGACTATGTCTATCTCTTCCAGGCGGCGGGTCTGGTGCTTCTGGTCGCCATGATCGGCGCCATCGTGCTGACGCTTCAGCACCGCACCTACGTCAAGCGTCAGGACATCCACACCCAGGTGACGCGCCGCCGCAAGGATGCCGTGGCCATCGTCAAGGTCAAAACCGGCGAAGGAATTCAGGAATGA
- the nuoI gene encoding NADH-quinone oxidoreductase subunit NuoI, translating into MIGRLVQAAKGALLLDFVGATGLAVKYMFKPKKTINYPFEKGPISPRFRGEHALRRYPNGEERCIACKLCEAICPAQAITIEAEPREDGSRRTTRYDIDMVKCIYCGLCQEACPVDAIVEGPNFEFATDTREELYYDKSKLLANGDRWEREIARALELDAPYR; encoded by the coding sequence ATGATCGGCCGTCTTGTCCAAGCCGCCAAGGGCGCTCTTCTGCTCGACTTCGTCGGGGCCACCGGCCTCGCCGTGAAGTACATGTTCAAGCCGAAGAAGACCATCAACTACCCCTTCGAAAAGGGCCCGATCAGCCCGCGCTTCCGTGGTGAGCACGCGCTGCGCCGTTATCCCAACGGCGAAGAACGTTGCATCGCCTGCAAGCTGTGCGAAGCCATCTGCCCGGCTCAGGCCATCACCATCGAGGCCGAGCCGCGCGAAGACGGCTCGCGCCGCACGACGCGCTACGACATCGACATGGTGAAGTGCATCTATTGCGGCCTGTGTCAGGAAGCCTGCCCGGTCGACGCCATCGTCGAAGGCCCGAACTTCGAGTTCGCCACCGACACGCGCGAAGAGCTGTACTACGACAAGTCCAAGCTGCTCGCCAATGGCGACCGCTGGGAGCGCGAAATCGCGCGCGCCCTCGAACTTGATGCGCCGTACCGGTAA
- the nuoK gene encoding NADH-quinone oxidoreductase subunit NuoK, with protein sequence MTIGLEHYLVVSALLFTIGVFGIFMNRRNIIIILMSIELILLAVNINFVAFSAHLHDVQGQIMAMFVLTVAAAEAAVGLAILVTFFRNRGDIEVDDASMMKG encoded by the coding sequence ATGACTATCGGCCTCGAACACTATCTGGTCGTTTCGGCCCTCCTGTTCACCATCGGGGTGTTCGGCATCTTCATGAACCGCCGCAACATCATCATCATCCTGATGTCGATCGAACTGATCCTTCTGGCGGTCAATATCAACTTCGTCGCCTTCTCGGCGCATCTGCATGATGTGCAGGGGCAGATCATGGCGATGTTCGTTCTCACCGTTGCGGCCGCCGAAGCGGCGGTCGGTCTGGCTATTCTGGTGACGTTCTTCCGTAACCGCGGCGATATCGAAGTCGATGACGCCAGCATGATGAAGGGCTAA
- the nuoF gene encoding NADH-quinone oxidoreductase subunit NuoF, which yields MVGILEDKDRIFTNLYGFHDWGLEGAKQRGCWNATKDILSYGRDWIITNVKNSGLRGRGGAGFSTGLKWSFMPKEVKDRPHYLVVNADESEPGTCKDREIMRHDPHLLIEGCLIASFAMQAHACYIYLRGEYVFERERLEAAVKQAYEAKLIGKNNVHGWDFDVFVHHGGGAYICGEETALLESLEGKKGQPRLKPPFPAGAGLYGCPTTVNNVESIAVVGTILRRGATWFAGFGAPNNAGTKLFCISGHVERACNVEEAMSIPFRQLIEDHCGGIRGGWGNLKAVIPGGSSVPMIPAEQCENMPMDFDTLRGLGSGLGTAAVIVMDKSTDLIKAIARLSYFYKHESCGQCTPCREGTGWMWRVMERMAKGDADPKEIDILLDVTKQVEGHTICALGDAAAWPIQGLIRHFRHEIEDRIALYRSSKGNFAGHSIAAE from the coding sequence ATGGTGGGCATTCTCGAAGACAAGGACCGCATCTTCACCAACCTCTACGGCTTCCATGACTGGGGCCTTGAGGGCGCGAAGCAACGCGGCTGCTGGAACGCGACGAAGGACATCCTGTCCTACGGGCGCGACTGGATCATCACCAATGTCAAGAATTCGGGCCTGCGCGGTCGCGGCGGCGCCGGCTTCTCGACCGGCCTGAAGTGGTCCTTCATGCCCAAGGAGGTCAAGGACCGTCCGCATTACCTGGTGGTCAATGCCGACGAATCCGAACCCGGCACCTGTAAGGACCGCGAAATCATGCGCCACGATCCGCATCTGCTGATCGAAGGCTGCCTGATCGCGTCGTTCGCCATGCAGGCCCACGCCTGCTACATCTATCTGCGCGGCGAATACGTCTTCGAGCGCGAGCGTCTGGAAGCGGCGGTCAAGCAGGCCTATGAAGCGAAGCTGATCGGCAAGAACAACGTCCACGGCTGGGATTTCGACGTCTTTGTCCACCACGGTGGCGGGGCCTATATCTGCGGCGAAGAAACCGCGCTGCTGGAATCGCTGGAAGGCAAGAAGGGCCAGCCGCGCCTGAAGCCGCCGTTTCCGGCCGGGGCCGGTCTTTACGGCTGCCCGACCACGGTCAATAATGTGGAATCCATTGCGGTGGTCGGCACCATCCTGCGTCGCGGCGCGACCTGGTTCGCCGGTTTCGGCGCGCCGAACAACGCCGGCACCAAGCTGTTCTGCATCTCCGGCCACGTCGAGCGTGCCTGCAACGTCGAAGAGGCCATGTCGATCCCCTTCCGTCAGTTGATCGAGGATCACTGCGGCGGCATCCGTGGCGGCTGGGGCAATCTCAAGGCGGTCATTCCGGGCGGTTCGTCCGTGCCGATGATCCCCGCCGAACAGTGCGAGAACATGCCGATGGATTTCGACACCCTGCGTGGTCTGGGCTCCGGCCTCGGCACGGCGGCGGTGATCGTGATGGACAAGTCGACGGACCTGATCAAGGCCATCGCCCGCCTCAGCTACTTCTACAAGCACGAATCCTGCGGCCAGTGCACGCCCTGCCGCGAAGGCACGGGCTGGATGTGGCGCGTGATGGAGCGCATGGCCAAGGGCGACGCCGACCCCAAGGAAATCGACATCCTGCTCGACGTGACCAAGCAGGTCGAAGGCCACACCATCTGCGCGCTCGGCGATGCCGCGGCGTGGCCGATTCAGGGCCTGATCCGTCACTTCCGTCACGAAATCGAAGACCGTATCGCTTTATATCGTTCGTCGAAGGGTAACTTCGCCGGACATTCGATCGCAGCGGAGTAG
- the nuoH gene encoding NADH-quinone oxidoreductase subunit NuoH, whose product MTDANFWAGPWGWTIITIGQALAVIVGVMVSLAFLLWGDRKVWAGVQMRKGPNVVGPFGLMQSFADFFKFVLKEVIIPAGADKPVFLIAPILTFVLAFMSWAVIPFAPGWVVSDINVGILYLFAISSLGVYGIIMGGWASNSKYPFLGGLRSAAQMVSYEVSLGLIIITVVLLAGSLNLSDIVNKQAGGIWNWNFLGGGGLLGLGIIKLPVMFGMMVMFYISALAETNRPPFDLPEAESELVAGYQVEYSSTPYLLFMIGEYANIVLMCAMITILFFGGWQSPIPMDSFIAPGTLAYTLVSLGWFIVKVVFWFVMFAIAKAIVPRYRYDQLMRLGWKVFLPLSLIAVVIIAAYQVFGGNLA is encoded by the coding sequence ATGACAGACGCTAATTTCTGGGCCGGTCCGTGGGGCTGGACGATCATCACCATAGGTCAGGCCCTCGCCGTTATCGTCGGCGTGATGGTCTCGCTGGCCTTCCTGCTGTGGGGTGACCGCAAGGTGTGGGCGGGCGTGCAGATGCGCAAGGGCCCGAACGTCGTCGGCCCCTTCGGTCTGATGCAGTCCTTCGCCGACTTCTTCAAGTTCGTGCTGAAGGAAGTAATCATCCCCGCCGGCGCCGACAAGCCGGTCTTCCTGATCGCGCCGATCCTGACCTTCGTCCTCGCCTTCATGTCGTGGGCCGTCATCCCGTTCGCACCGGGCTGGGTGGTGTCGGACATCAATGTCGGCATCCTTTACCTGTTCGCCATTTCGTCGCTCGGTGTCTACGGCATCATCATGGGCGGCTGGGCCTCGAACTCGAAATACCCCTTCCTCGGCGGCCTGCGTTCCGCCGCGCAGATGGTGTCCTACGAAGTGTCGCTTGGCCTCATCATCATCACCGTCGTGCTGCTGGCCGGTTCGCTCAACCTGTCGGATATCGTCAACAAGCAGGCCGGCGGCATCTGGAACTGGAACTTCCTCGGCGGCGGCGGGCTTCTCGGCCTCGGCATTATCAAGCTGCCGGTGATGTTCGGCATGATGGTCATGTTCTATATCTCGGCCCTGGCCGAAACCAACCGTCCGCCATTCGACCTGCCCGAAGCCGAATCCGAACTGGTCGCCGGCTATCAGGTCGAATATTCCTCGACGCCGTACCTGCTGTTCATGATCGGTGAATACGCCAACATTGTGCTGATGTGCGCCATGATCACCATCCTGTTCTTCGGTGGCTGGCAGTCGCCGATCCCGATGGACTCGTTCATCGCGCCGGGTACGCTGGCCTACACCCTGGTCAGCCTCGGCTGGTTCATCGTCAAGGTGGTGTTCTGGTTCGTGATGTTCGCCATCGCCAAGGCCATCGTCCCGCGTTACCGCTACGACCAGCTAATGCGTCTGGGCTGGAAGGTCTTCCTGCCGCTGTCTCTCATTGCCGTCGTCATCATCGCGGCCTACCAGGTTTTCGGAGGTAATCTCGCATGA
- the nuoG gene encoding NADH-quinone oxidoreductase subunit NuoG codes for MPIAKVNGVEVEFEPGMTVLQVAELAGEEIPRFCYHERLSIAGNCRMCLVEVKPGPPKPQASCALPAADGQEIFTNTPMVKKAREGVMEFLLINHPLDCPICDQGGECDLQDQAMGYGRDGSRYQENKRAVEEKYLGPTIKTFMTRCIQCTRCVRFSTEVAGVTEMGMISRGEGAEITSYLEQAVSSELSGNLNDLCPVGALTHKPWSFNYRPWELQKTETIDVHDALGAHIRIDHRGAAVLRALPRLKDDINEEWLSDKSRYAVDGLGRQRLDRPYVRKNGTLTPASWDEALEVVADKLQATAPEKVGVIAGDLQDAESLKAARDLFVSLGVTNLDCRQYGEAFGPVSANTPREAWLFNSGIAGIEDADVILLIGTNPRLEAPLINARIRKSWLNGKAQVAVIGEACDLTYDYAHLGSGAKALKEFKKSAFRDILKDAKNPAVLIGSGAVSGEEGAAVLALIASEILKPYNVVREDWNGFNIVHQAASRVAGLDLGFVPGEGGLNTQGILNGKLDLVFLLGADEIDTKTLKGSFVVYVGSHGDAGASAADVILPGAAYTEKSGIYVNLEGRVQISERAVFPKGEAKEDWAIFRALSSKLGKALPYDSLSDLRRALINDHPTFGRIDARPAPKAFDVAILGVKGEITGEVFASNIKDFYLTNPIARASVAMADISAVRSGPVSLAAE; via the coding sequence ATGCCGATAGCTAAAGTCAATGGTGTCGAGGTCGAGTTCGAACCCGGCATGACCGTGCTTCAGGTGGCGGAACTGGCGGGCGAGGAAATCCCCCGCTTCTGCTACCATGAGCGCCTGTCGATCGCCGGCAACTGCCGCATGTGCCTTGTCGAGGTGAAGCCCGGACCGCCGAAGCCGCAGGCGTCGTGCGCGCTGCCGGCCGCCGACGGTCAGGAAATCTTCACCAACACGCCGATGGTCAAGAAGGCCCGCGAAGGGGTGATGGAGTTCCTGCTCATCAACCACCCGCTCGACTGCCCCATCTGCGATCAGGGCGGCGAGTGCGACCTGCAGGATCAGGCCATGGGCTATGGCCGCGACGGTTCGCGCTATCAGGAAAACAAGCGCGCGGTCGAAGAAAAGTACCTCGGGCCGACGATCAAGACCTTCATGACGCGCTGCATCCAGTGCACGCGCTGCGTCCGCTTCTCGACCGAAGTCGCCGGCGTGACCGAGATGGGCATGATTTCGCGCGGTGAAGGCGCTGAGATCACCTCCTATCTCGAACAGGCCGTGTCTTCGGAACTGTCGGGCAATCTCAACGATCTGTGCCCGGTCGGCGCACTGACCCATAAGCCGTGGTCGTTCAACTATCGTCCGTGGGAATTGCAAAAGACCGAGACGATCGACGTGCATGACGCGCTGGGCGCGCACATCCGCATCGATCATCGCGGCGCTGCGGTCCTCCGCGCCCTGCCGCGGCTCAAGGACGACATCAACGAAGAGTGGCTGTCGGACAAGTCGCGCTACGCCGTCGACGGTCTGGGCCGTCAGCGCCTCGACCGCCCTTACGTGCGCAAGAATGGCACCCTGACCCCGGCCTCGTGGGACGAGGCGCTGGAAGTCGTCGCGGACAAGCTGCAAGCGACCGCGCCTGAAAAGGTCGGCGTCATTGCCGGCGATTTGCAGGACGCCGAAAGCCTCAAGGCCGCCAGGGATCTGTTCGTCTCGCTGGGCGTGACAAACCTCGACTGCCGTCAGTACGGCGAAGCCTTCGGTCCGGTCTCGGCCAATACGCCGCGCGAAGCCTGGCTGTTCAATTCCGGCATCGCCGGGATCGAAGACGCCGACGTCATCCTGCTGATCGGCACCAATCCGCGTCTCGAAGCGCCGCTGATCAACGCCCGCATCCGCAAGTCGTGGCTCAATGGCAAGGCGCAGGTGGCCGTGATCGGCGAAGCCTGCGACCTGACCTATGATTACGCGCACTTAGGTTCCGGCGCGAAGGCTCTGAAAGAGTTCAAGAAGTCGGCCTTCCGCGACATCCTGAAGGACGCGAAGAACCCCGCCGTCCTGATCGGTTCCGGTGCGGTGTCGGGCGAAGAGGGCGCGGCCGTCCTCGCCCTGATCGCCAGCGAAATCCTCAAGCCCTACAATGTGGTGCGCGAGGACTGGAACGGCTTCAACATCGTCCATCAGGCGGCCTCGCGTGTCGCCGGTCTCGACCTCGGCTTCGTGCCGGGTGAGGGCGGTCTGAACACGCAGGGCATCCTGAACGGCAAGCTCGACCTGGTATTCCTGCTGGGCGCCGATGAGATCGATACGAAGACGCTCAAGGGGTCATTCGTGGTCTATGTCGGTTCGCACGGCGACGCCGGTGCTTCGGCGGCGGACGTCATCCTGCCGGGTGCGGCCTATACCGAAAAGTCGGGCATCTACGTCAATCTGGAAGGCCGTGTTCAAATCTCCGAACGCGCCGTTTTCCCGAAGGGCGAGGCGAAAGAAGACTGGGCGATCTTCCGCGCCCTGTCGTCGAAGCTGGGCAAGGCCCTGCCTTACGACAGCCTGTCGGACCTGCGCCGTGCCCTGATCAACGATCACCCGACCTTCGGCCGCATCGACGCCCGCCCGGCGCCCAAGGCGTTCGATGTGGCGATTCTGGGCGTCAAGGGCGAGATCACCGGCGAAGTCTTCGCCAGCAATATCAAGGACTTCTACCTGACCAACCCCATCGCGCGGGCGTCCGTGGCCATGGCCGACATTTCGGCGGTCCGGTCCGGTCCGGTGAGCCTGGCGGCGGAGTAA